In the Dermochelys coriacea isolate rDerCor1 chromosome 23, rDerCor1.pri.v4, whole genome shotgun sequence genome, GTACGTGTCTCCCCTTGCCAGGAGACCAGGGCAACTCGGCAAGGTGCATCTGGGGAACCTGGGCACCCAGCTTGGGAGCTTGGGTGGGCTGGGGACTAGCATTTATagcccagcctagagccccccagtgcccctctgGCCCCCCCCATGCAGTCAGTGCTGATGGGGCTGCCCAGGTTGATGGGGGGGGCAAGTGAATGGGGCCCCCAGGGCCCCCAGGGCTTCACCTGTACATGGGGGTGAAACGGGAGAGGGGCTGAGTTCCCTTGACCCCCCCATCCCACTGTCCTGCTATGCCACCAGCCCTACAGCCTTCCTGCAACTGCCTATGCCCCCCCACGCCAGCACCCAGCCGGGCTGCCTGGCCTGTGGCCCCCCCACTCACCTGGCACAGCAAGTCACGCAGGAAGTGCCCGCAGCTCTGCAGGCCGGCAGGGTCCAGGAAGGTGCCCAGCACCTGGAACCTGGCACTCAGCTGGGCGTCCCGCCGGCCGTTGCAGCAGCCGAAGGCCGAATACTCGGGGCAGAaggccaggggctgggggggctggaagggCGGCTTGTAGTCcaggcactgggggtgggggaggacccaggggtcctggcccagcagcagcagcagggcccccAGTGCTGTGGCCCCGGGCCCCATGGCAGTGCCCTACGTGGGGGCTCAGGGCGGCTCTGCCCGCACCGGCTGGGAACACGTGTGCAGGGGAGCCGGGGCCAGGCCTGGGCCACGTCTCCCCCCCGCACCGATGACGGGGCAGCTGTAATAGCAGGGTGAGCCTGGCGGAAGGTGCTGGAGCAGGGAGCATTAACCCCGCGCACCCCAGCCTGATGCacactggggctggctgggcccagggAGGGGGCGGTGGGGGCTCCATGGAGAGTCAAGAGCAATCCCTGCTTGGAGGAAGTGGGGTGCAGGGCTTAATTgggtggggggtctgggagccaggactcgtgGGTTCTATCCccgctctgggagaggagtggggttaGAGTGGGGGttgggaccaggactcctgggttctatccctagctctggAAGGGCagtggggtcaggggctgggagccagaactcctgagggacccagaactcctgggttcttttccaggCTCTGCTACTGAGTCACTGTCCTTTGGCAAATCTCtcccctgggcctcagtttccctgttgtaACGAGGAGGGGTGCCGGGCATggcagggctgaggggaggggtgccaggcatgggggtgctgggcttgggggggctgcggggaggggtACCAGCATggcagggctgaggggagggggggctgcaggaggggtgcaggcatgggggtgctgggcatggtggggctggggtgtgtgtgaggaggagcACCGGgtatgggggtgctgagaggagGGGTGCAAggcatggcagggctgggggggcaggaggagtgcAGGCATGGGGGTGCCAGGCATGGGGGAGCTGAGGGGACGGGTACCGGGCAtggcggggctgaggggaggggtgcCAGGGATAggggtgctgggcttgggggggctgcggggaggggtgctgggcatggcagggctgagggggggcggcaggaggggggcaggcaTGGGGGTGCTGGAtgtgggggagctgaggggatgggtgctgggcatagtggggctggcgggtgtgtggggaggagcaCCGGgtatgggggtgctgagaggaggggtgctgggcatggcagggctgagggagggggggcagcaggaggggtgcaggcatGGGGGTGCTGAGCatggcggggctgggggtgtgtggggaggagcactgggtatgggggtgctgagaggaggggggctgcaggaggggtgcaggcatgggggtgctgggcatggcagggctgggtgtgtgtgtgaggaggagtACCAGgtatgggggtgctgagaggaggggtgctgggcatggcagggctgagggggggggctgcaggaggggtgcaggcatGGGGGTGCAAGGCatgggggagctgaggggatggGTGCTGGGCAtggcggggctgaggggaggggtgcCAGGCATGGGGGTGCTGCTGGGCAtggcagggctgagggaagggggggctgcaggaggggtgcaggcatgggggtgctgggcatggcggggctgggggtgtgtggggaggagcactgggtatgggggtgctgagaggaggggggctgcaggaggggtgcaggcatgggggtgcagggcatggcggggctggggggtgtgtgggaaggagcACCGGgtatgggggtgctgagaggaggggtgctgggcatggcagggctgtgggggggtggtaggaggggtgcaggcatgggggtgctgggtgtgggggagctgaggggacGGGTGCTGggcatggcagggctgggggggtgtggggaggagcaCCGGgtatgggggtgctgagaggaggggtgctgggcatggcagggctgagggagggggggcggcaggaggggtgcaggcatGGGGGTGCCGGGtgtgggggagctgaggggacGGGTGCTGGGCatggcggggctgggggtgtgtgaggaggagcactgggtatgggggtgctgagaggaggggggctgcaggaggggtgcaggcatgggggtgctgggcatggcggggctgggggtgtgtgtgaggaggagtACCAGGTATGGGGGTGCCGGGcatggcagggctgaggggggggctgcaggaggggtgcaggcatGGGGGTGCCAGGCATGGGAGAGCTGAGGGGACGGGTGCTGGGCAtggcggggctgaggggaggggtgcCAGGCATGGGGGTGCTGCTGGGCAtggcagggctgagggaagggggggctgcaggaggggtgcaggcatgggggtgctgggcatggcagggctgggggtgtgtggggaggagcaCCGGgtatgggggtgctgagaggaggggtgctgggcatggcagggctgagggagggggggcggtaggaggggtgcaggcatggggtggtgggtgtgggggagctgaggggacGGGTGCTGGGcatggcggggctgggggggtgtggggaggagcaCTGGGTGATGCCTGTGGCCTCCAGGGTGGGAGGCTCCGGTACCCTGGGATCAGGGAGGATGCGCATGTGGGCCgggtgccagccccacagccccagaaGAAGGGTTGGGCGGTGGGTGGAGGCCAAGGGCTGTGATGCGGGGagatgaccccccccccaacactgcaTAGATGCTACGTTCCTTTTATAGAAAACCTTTATTCCTGTAACAAGGTGGGGGGAGACCCAGGGGCCGGGAGCTATAGCAACGCCCCGGGGCTGAGTGggggccagtgcagctggcctgaGCGGGGTGGGGGTGCCCTGGAGCCACATGCTGTTAACTCTTTGTTTCCCACCAGCCACTGGCTGATGCCCCATTCCCAGGGCTGGGTGCACGGAGAACCCCGTCCCTCACCAGTGCGCCccgagccccccagcccctcccgccaGGCTGGGGCCCCCAGGGCGATGCGGGAGGGTGAGGCTGGTTCtcccaggggagggaaggggagtaaCTTGGACGCCAGCCCCGCAACACACAGGCCCagggtccccccaccccatggggaaCACTTGGCCAAGGCGCCCTCCAGTTGCCACCTGCCTCCTGTGACAGCCCCACACCTGTCACCCCACCCAGAGCCTTGGGGTCCCGGCTGGGTGGGCCGCTGGGCAAATCGCCTcagagagctgtggggggggtctaggtgagggggctggggggcccaCTGACTGGAGAGAAGCCTCATGCGGCCCCCAGGGATGGACAGtgacccccaacccccccccccgacagggtCAGCCTGCTGGAGAGGACAACAGGGTAACAGCCTCCTAGTGCTGCCAGCTGGAGTTGCTCCCTGAGCCCGAGGGGCAGACTGGGATTCACGTCCCAGGGGGGAATCGCTTGGCCCCAACCCCTGGGGACTCACCCCCTGGGGGCCCATGCCCCCTGTTCCCAGGGGGTGGGCAGCCCTAGAGCCGCACAATAAATacctcccgcccccgccccccggcacGGGCTCTCCAGCCGCCCCTCAGGCCTGGGGCCGGGCGGGGGCACAGGAgagggggggcggggtgaggacGTAGCCGCGGGGGCAGAGGCAGCGATAGGAGCCGTCAGTGTTCAGGCAGCGCCCGTTGAGGCAGAGCTCGGGGGGGCCTTCGGCCTCGGCGCATTCGTCGATatctgtggggaggagagggagagggtgaggggcgCCAGGGGGGCGGGGCGCGCAGGAGGGGGGGTACCTGGGGTGTTCACACCCAGGCCACATTGGGGTAGCttggcaggggcaaggggggggctATGCGGGATGGTCAGGGAATCCGGGTCAGGGGGCTGGCCAAGGGGCAGGGACTCACCCAGGCAGGCCATGGGACAGTAGGGGAGGGGATAGCCATGGGGCTGGGCATGGGGTCAGGGCTGTAGGGGGCTGGCTATGGGGCAGGGTCTCACCCAGGCAGGCCATGGGGCAGTGGAGTGGGTCGGTCATGAGGCAGAGCCATGGGGGGCTCACTCAGGCAGGCCATGGGGCAGTGGAGGAGACTGGctgtggggcaggctgtggggcagGCTTACCCAGGCAGGCCATGTGGGCGGCGTCCAGCCGGAAGccggggtggcagtggcaggTGAAGCCATCGGGGACGCGGACACAGCGTCCGTTCTCGCAGCCGTTCAGGACCCCGCACTCCTCGGCCTGCAGCCCCTCGAACCGCTCTGGGGGGCAGCGGGGAATCAGCGCCAGTCCCTCCACCCCCGCTGGGTcctgctctccccccccgcccctggtcCTAGGGGACCCTCTCGGGGGGCTGTCACTACCAGACCTGGAGCAGCCCCCCATGCCCAgtgcccctcccctcagcccccccacacctggcacccctcctgcagcccctccatACCTGGCACCCCTCTCCTCAGCCCCGGCATGCCCAGCACCCCTCCGCTCAGCACCCCCAGATCCGGTGCTCCTCTccgcacacccccagccctgccatgcccagcacccctcccctcagcccccctaCATCCGGCACCCCTCCCGCAGCCCCTCCACACCTGGCACCCCTCCTCTTAGCCCCGCCATGCCCGGCACCCTCCCCTCAGCACCCCCATACCCGGTGCTCCTTCCCACACACCATGCCTggcacccctcctgcagcccctccatACCTGGCATCCCTCTCCACAGCCCCGCCATGCCCGgcacccctcccctcagcccccccataTCTGGTGCTCCTCCCCAcaaacccccagctctgccatgcccGGCACCCCTCCCCTTCAGCTCCCCCatgcctgcacccctcctgcacccctcccctaGCCCCGCCATGCCCGGCACCCCTACTCACACCCCCCGTCACTCACCGGTGTGGGTCtcgctggcctggcctggctgctcggggaaggggctggcagggttgggggggtagTGCCAGGCCGGGCCGGGCTCAGGGTCCGGGGGGCTGCGGGGCCGGTAGGTGCGGGGGGTGTCAGGGTGCCGGTAGGGGGCGGGCGGCTCCTCCGGGCGGGCGTCCACGTAGGCCACGTCCTCGAAGTCGCCGGCCTCGTAGGTGGGGGAGCTGTAGAGCGAGTCGCGGCGCCCGGCGTAGCCCCCCAGGGCGTAGGGGTCATAGTCGGGGCGCAGACCAGGCTGGGGGCCCCGTGCCGCGGAGCTGGCAAACAGCTCAGGGCCATAGGGCAGCCCGTAGCCTGGGACGAACTCGGGGCCATATTCGTAgggcagccccaggctgggccgggccgggccgtaGCTCGGGGGGCGCAGGACGTTGCACAGAGCCTCGAAGTCATCTGCGGGGGGAAAAAGGCCTTGGCTGGGGGGCACGGGACCCCAGGGGACCTCACTGCAAGGTGCAGGGCCTCCGGCTGCCCCCACAGGGCCCCCGACCCCCCACCTCACTGCAGGGCTCCCGGCCGCCCCCCCAGGGCCCCTGACCCCTCACCTCACTGCAGGGCCCCCAGCCGCCCCCACAGGGCCCCCACCTCACTGCAGGGCCCCCGGCTGCCCCCACAGGGCCCCCGACACCTCACCTCACTGCAGGGACCCAGGCCACCCCCCCCACAGAGACCCCTCAGCAACCACCCCACTCACTGGGGGGGATGTAGGAACTGTGGGGTAgggaccccaggctccagcactCATTGGGGAGCCACAGGGGGCTCTGGCCCGTTCAGCGTCCCTCCGCGGTGACCTGGGTACTAAGCCGGCTCTCCCACCCACCCCGCAGCCCCAGGTTCGACATGCTCCAGTCGGGGGGGGCGGTGGGCCCAGCCCCTCACCTGAGTCTCGGGCGGGGCACAGGGCGCAGTCCATGCCCCAGGCCTCCCCGTAGAGGCAGCAGCACTCGGTGTAGGTGACCTGCCGGTCAAGGCGCGGGCGGCTGCAGACCAGATCCGGCCCCACCTCCTGCCAGCACACGGCCTGGTTCTCGTCTGGGGGAGACACGGGCGAGACCACGAGTGTGTGATGGGGGTGAGTGATGGAGTATGTGAGCTTGACAGTGCCGGGCCGTGAGCGT is a window encoding:
- the LOC122457313 gene encoding HHIP-like protein 1, with protein sequence MGPGATALGALLLLLGQDPWVLPHPQCLDYKPPFQPPQPLAFCPEYSAFGCCNGRRDAQLSARFQVLGTFLDPAGLQSCGHFLRDLLCQVSGGATGQAARLGAGVGGHRQLQEGCRAGGIAGQWDGGVKGTQPLSRFTPMYR